One window of Staphylococcus chromogenes genomic DNA carries:
- the tgt gene encoding tRNA guanosine(34) transglycosylase Tgt, which yields MPAVTYEHIKTCKQSGARLGIVHTPHGSFETPMFMPVGTKATVKTMSPEELKQMEAKIILSNTYHLWLQPGNDIVKKAGGLHQFMNWDGPILTDSGGFQVFSLSDLRKITEEGVEFRHHANGSKLFLSPEDSIRIQNDLGSDIIMAFDECPPMPAEYKYVKDSIERTTRWAERCKKAHQRPEDQALFGIIQGGEYKDLRQQSAEDLVKLDFPGYAIGGLSVGEPKPVMYDMVEHTVQFMPENKPRYLMGVGSPDALIECSIRGMDMFDCVLPTRIARNGTCMTSEGRLVVKNAKFKDDFRPLDENCDCYTCKNYTRAYLRHLIKADETFGIRLTTYHNLHFLLKLMENIRQAIREDRLLDFKEEFFEQYGLNVKNPKNF from the coding sequence ATGCCAGCTGTAACATACGAACATATAAAAACGTGCAAGCAATCTGGGGCGCGACTTGGAATTGTTCACACACCACATGGTTCATTTGAAACGCCGATGTTTATGCCTGTAGGCACTAAAGCAACCGTAAAAACAATGAGTCCAGAAGAATTGAAACAAATGGAAGCCAAAATCATTTTAAGCAATACGTATCATTTATGGTTACAACCAGGTAATGATATTGTGAAAAAAGCGGGAGGCTTACACCAATTTATGAATTGGGATGGGCCTATTTTAACCGATTCAGGTGGTTTCCAAGTGTTTAGTCTTAGTGATTTAAGAAAAATCACTGAAGAAGGCGTGGAGTTTAGACATCACGCAAATGGTTCAAAACTATTTTTATCACCGGAAGATTCTATACGTATTCAAAATGATTTAGGATCAGATATTATTATGGCATTTGATGAATGTCCACCTATGCCAGCCGAATACAAATATGTCAAAGATTCAATTGAACGGACAACGCGATGGGCAGAACGCTGCAAAAAAGCGCACCAACGTCCAGAAGATCAAGCTTTGTTTGGCATTATTCAAGGTGGAGAATACAAAGATTTACGTCAACAAAGTGCAGAAGATCTCGTGAAACTCGATTTTCCTGGTTATGCAATAGGCGGATTATCTGTTGGGGAACCAAAACCTGTCATGTATGATATGGTAGAGCATACAGTTCAATTTATGCCCGAAAATAAACCGCGTTATTTAATGGGCGTCGGTTCACCTGATGCGTTGATTGAATGTAGTATCCGTGGAATGGATATGTTTGACTGTGTACTTCCAACACGTATCGCCCGTAATGGAACGTGTATGACTTCCGAAGGGCGCCTTGTTGTGAAAAACGCTAAGTTTAAAGATGACTTTCGACCACTTGATGAAAATTGTGACTGCTATACATGTAAAAACTATACGCGAGCCTATTTAAGACATTTAATTAAAGCAGATGAAACGTTCGGTATACGTTTAACTACTTATCATAACCTTCATTTTCTGCTAAAATTAATGGAGAACATTAGACAAGCAATTCGAGAAGACCGTCTTTTAGATTTTAAAGAAGAATTTTTCGAACAATATGGTCTTAATGTTAAAAATCCGAAAAATTTCTAG
- the yajC gene encoding preprotein translocase subunit YajC, whose amino-acid sequence MSSLLSLLPLILLFVVMWFFMIRPQQKRAKEHREMVSQLQSGQRVTTIGGIKGTVRAVDETTAVVIVNGKGTEMTFEKQAIKQVDPS is encoded by the coding sequence ATGTCTTCATTACTTAGTTTATTACCATTAATCCTACTCTTTGTGGTTATGTGGTTCTTTATGATTCGTCCGCAACAAAAGCGTGCGAAAGAACACCGTGAGATGGTGTCTCAGTTACAATCTGGACAACGTGTCACAACGATTGGTGGCATTAAAGGGACGGTTCGTGCTGTTGATGAAACGACAGCAGTTGTCATTGTGAATGGCAAAGGAACAGAAATGACATTTGAAAAACAAGCCATTAAACAAGTAGATCCATCGTAA
- the secDF gene encoding protein translocase subunit SecDF has translation MKKVSRLIAFLLLVVLLFGGMAATYKNVIKDVNLGLDLQGGFEVLYQVKPLSDGDKIDKTAVQSTAKTLERRVNVLGVSEPKIQVEDQNRIRVQLAGVKDQEQARKILSSQANLTIRDSEDKVKLTGKDLVQGSAKQEFKQNTNQPAVTFKLKDSEKFKKVTEEISKKPENVMVVWLDYQKGDSYQKEKTKENPKYVSAASVDQPINSPNVEISGGFQGEKGVTEAKQIADLLNSGSLPVKLDEIYSTSVGAQFGQDALQKTIFASIIGISIIYLFMLFFYRLPGLIAVITLTTYVYLTLVAFNFISGVLTLPGLAALVLGVGMAVDANIIMYERIKDELRIGRNLKQAYKKANKSSFITILDANLTTVLAATVLFFFGESSVKGFATMLLLAILMSFVTAVFLTRILLSLIVYSNFFKKKLWWFGVKKSQIHNINEGKDVSELTTPYDRIDFMKLAKPLFALSGLIIAAGIIILFIFKLNLGIDFTAGTRIDAESNHALKQADVEKKMDSIGLKPDQLSIGGNNDTKASMQFKHDLSKEEVSKVKSTIKDEFGHEPTVNTVSPVIGQELAKNAMLAVLLASIGMIIYISLRFEWRMGISSIISLLHDAFMIIAVFSLFRLEVDITFIAAVLTIIGYSINDTIVTFDRVREMLRKVKVITKEEEIDYIVNSAIRQTLTRSINTVLTVVVVVVALLIFGASSIFNFSLALLIGLVSGVFSSIFIAVPLWGILKKRELRKSDNHKLVVYKRKRTNEEKVIV, from the coding sequence GTGAAAAAAGTCAGTAGACTCATTGCATTTTTATTATTAGTCGTACTGCTGTTTGGTGGAATGGCGGCGACATATAAAAATGTGATTAAAGATGTTAATTTAGGACTTGATTTACAGGGCGGATTTGAAGTTTTGTATCAAGTAAAACCATTATCTGATGGTGATAAGATTGATAAAACCGCCGTACAATCTACCGCTAAAACGTTAGAACGCCGTGTCAACGTTTTAGGTGTCTCTGAACCGAAAATTCAAGTTGAAGATCAAAATCGAATTCGTGTACAACTTGCGGGTGTTAAAGACCAAGAACAAGCGCGAAAAATTTTATCTTCTCAAGCAAACTTAACAATTCGGGATTCTGAAGACAAAGTTAAACTTACAGGTAAAGATTTAGTTCAAGGTTCTGCTAAACAAGAGTTTAAACAAAATACAAACCAACCCGCTGTTACTTTTAAGTTGAAAGATAGTGAAAAATTTAAAAAAGTAACAGAAGAAATTTCTAAAAAACCAGAAAATGTTATGGTCGTTTGGTTAGACTATCAAAAAGGAGATAGCTATCAAAAAGAAAAAACAAAAGAGAATCCAAAATATGTTTCTGCAGCTTCTGTAGATCAACCTATCAATTCTCCTAACGTAGAAATTTCTGGAGGATTTCAAGGTGAAAAAGGTGTCACTGAAGCGAAACAAATTGCCGACTTACTTAACTCAGGTTCTTTACCAGTTAAATTAGACGAAATTTATTCTACCTCTGTAGGTGCACAATTTGGTCAAGATGCGCTTCAAAAAACAATTTTCGCCTCTATTATTGGTATTAGTATTATTTATTTATTTATGTTGTTCTTCTATCGATTGCCAGGACTCATTGCAGTCATTACATTAACAACATACGTGTATTTAACACTAGTTGCTTTTAACTTTATTTCTGGGGTGCTCACGCTCCCTGGACTGGCTGCGTTGGTCCTTGGTGTCGGGATGGCAGTAGATGCCAATATTATCATGTACGAACGTATAAAAGACGAGTTACGTATAGGAAGAAATTTAAAGCAAGCCTATAAGAAAGCGAATAAGTCCTCATTTATAACGATTTTAGATGCCAATTTAACGACAGTATTAGCGGCTACCGTTCTTTTCTTCTTTGGTGAAAGCTCTGTTAAAGGTTTTGCCACAATGCTATTATTGGCCATCTTGATGAGTTTCGTAACAGCTGTATTTTTAACAAGAATATTATTATCGCTTATTGTTTATTCTAATTTCTTTAAAAAGAAATTATGGTGGTTCGGCGTTAAAAAATCTCAAATTCATAATATTAATGAGGGTAAAGATGTTTCTGAATTAACTACGCCTTATGACCGAATTGATTTTATGAAATTAGCAAAACCATTATTTGCATTAAGTGGACTGATTATTGCTGCTGGTATTATCATATTGTTTATTTTCAAACTGAACTTAGGTATAGATTTTACCGCAGGAACACGTATTGATGCTGAAAGTAATCATGCATTAAAACAAGCCGATGTTGAGAAGAAAATGGACAGCATCGGATTAAAACCTGATCAATTATCTATCGGGGGCAATAATGATACTAAAGCTTCAATGCAATTTAAGCATGATTTATCGAAAGAAGAAGTTTCAAAAGTAAAATCTACAATTAAAGACGAGTTTGGCCATGAACCAACAGTCAATACAGTATCACCTGTGATTGGTCAAGAATTAGCCAAGAACGCTATGTTAGCTGTATTGCTCGCTTCAATCGGTATGATTATTTATATTTCACTCAGATTTGAGTGGCGTATGGGAATTTCATCAATTATTTCATTACTACACGATGCATTTATGATCATTGCAGTGTTTAGTCTTTTCAGACTTGAAGTTGATATTACATTTATTGCTGCAGTTTTAACGATTATTGGTTATTCAATTAATGATACTATTGTAACCTTTGACCGAGTTCGTGAAATGCTACGTAAAGTTAAAGTGATTACTAAAGAAGAGGAAATTGATTACATCGTCAATAGTGCGATACGTCAAACATTGACTCGTTCTATCAACACTGTATTAACAGTGGTCGTAGTGGTTGTAGCACTCTTAATATTTGGTGCATCAAGTATCTTTAACTTCTCACTTGCATTACTTATCGGTTTAGTTTCAGGTGTCTTTTCATCTATCTTCATTGCAGTACCGCTCTGGGGTATTTTGAAAAAACGAGAATTACGTAAATCCGATAATCATAAACTCGTGGTTTATAAACGTAAACGTACAAACGAAGAAAAAGTCATTGTGTAA